The Rhizobium sp. BT03 genome has a window encoding:
- a CDS encoding RsmB/NOP family class I SAM-dependent RNA methyltransferase, with protein sequence MRLGGRLEGAISVLADIDARKRPVADALKDWGLAHRFAGSGDRAAIGNIVYDALRMRLSHAWLMDDDSAAAIAHAVMFRQWGFTPDSLAAELADDKFAPAPLSADAVAAFASRRLDDAPPHIRGDIPEWVQPSFEQAFGADWLAEAQALAARPTLDLRANILKSSRDKAVKALERAGAQAAKIARYGIRIAAGEGASRLPNVTAELSFQKGWFEVQDEGSQIVADLVLAKDGDQVLDYCAGGGGKTLAMAAAMQNKGQVHAYDADRKRLAPIIERLKRAGTRNVQVHDDPRGLSGLAGRCDKVLVDAPCTGTGTWRRRPDTKWRLTAKNLDERTAQQQDALAQAGGFVKPGGELIYVTCSVLPQENEEQVRRFTADNPDFQIVSALPAWDGLFGKDAPRPHSSDGLTVTLTPASTDTDGFFFCRMQRKG encoded by the coding sequence ATGCGTCTGGGCGGCCGCCTCGAAGGGGCGATTTCTGTGCTCGCGGATATCGATGCCCGCAAGCGGCCTGTCGCCGACGCGCTGAAGGACTGGGGCCTTGCGCACCGCTTCGCCGGCTCCGGCGATCGTGCCGCGATCGGCAACATCGTCTATGACGCGCTGCGCATGCGGCTTTCCCATGCCTGGCTGATGGATGACGACAGTGCTGCTGCCATTGCCCACGCCGTCATGTTCCGCCAATGGGGTTTCACACCGGACAGTCTTGCCGCCGAACTGGCGGACGACAAATTCGCGCCGGCGCCGCTGAGCGCCGATGCCGTGGCCGCCTTTGCAAGCCGCCGTCTCGACGACGCGCCGCCGCATATCCGCGGCGATATTCCTGAATGGGTCCAACCCTCCTTCGAACAGGCCTTCGGCGCCGACTGGCTTGCCGAGGCACAGGCGCTCGCGGCGCGACCGACGCTCGATCTGCGCGCCAACATTTTGAAGTCCTCCCGCGACAAGGCCGTCAAGGCGCTCGAAAGAGCCGGCGCGCAGGCGGCGAAGATCGCCCGCTACGGCATCCGCATTGCCGCCGGCGAAGGCGCCTCGCGTCTTCCCAACGTGACGGCCGAGCTTTCGTTCCAAAAAGGCTGGTTCGAAGTTCAGGACGAGGGATCGCAGATCGTCGCCGACCTGGTGCTCGCCAAAGACGGCGACCAGGTTCTCGACTATTGTGCCGGCGGTGGCGGCAAGACGCTCGCCATGGCGGCCGCCATGCAGAACAAGGGACAGGTTCACGCCTACGACGCCGACCGCAAACGGCTGGCGCCGATCATCGAGCGGCTGAAGCGGGCGGGCACCCGCAATGTTCAGGTGCATGACGACCCCAGAGGCCTTTCCGGCCTTGCCGGGCGCTGCGACAAGGTGCTGGTCGATGCGCCCTGCACCGGCACCGGCACATGGCGCCGCCGTCCCGACACGAAATGGCGGCTGACGGCGAAGAACCTCGACGAGCGCACCGCCCAGCAGCAGGACGCGCTGGCGCAGGCAGGCGGCTTCGTCAAACCGGGCGGCGAGCTGATCTATGTCACCTGCTCGGTGCTGCCCCAGGAGAACGAGGAACAGGTACGCCGTTTCACGGCCGACAATCCCGATTTCCAGATCGTCAGCGCCCTGCCCGCCTGGGATGGCCTCTTCGGCAAAGACGCCCCGCGGCCACACTCTTCCGACGGGCTGACGGTGACGCTGACCCCTGCTTCCACCGACACGGACGGTTTCTTCTTCTGCCGCATGCAGCGCAAGGGCTGA
- a CDS encoding SDR family oxidoreductase has translation MHVMIFGCGYSGTAIAKAFAGDGVRISGTTRSADKIEALRRNGVEAFLFDGETMDDGLRRALADITHLVQSIAPGKADPLLRLLGEDGASPPPGLEWIGYLSTVGVYGDHKGAWINEETPCVPVSGRSKERLEAEAGWLAMGERCGVPAAVLRLSGIYGPGRNAFCNLDKGTARRLIKKDQVFNRIRVEDIGAASRFLSDHRLGGIYNITDDRPGPPQDVIVEAARLMGVEPPPEQAFETAELTPMARSFYGENKRVSNAKLKAAGFEFSFPDYPMSLAQLWQDGRWRG, from the coding sequence ATGCATGTGATGATTTTTGGCTGCGGTTATTCCGGCACGGCGATCGCCAAGGCCTTCGCCGGCGACGGCGTGCGCATTTCCGGCACCACGCGCTCTGCCGACAAGATCGAGGCGCTGCGGCGAAACGGCGTCGAAGCCTTCCTTTTCGACGGCGAGACCATGGACGACGGGTTGCGCCGGGCTCTGGCCGATATCACCCATCTCGTGCAGTCGATCGCACCTGGAAAAGCCGACCCGCTGCTGCGGCTGCTCGGCGAAGACGGCGCAAGCCCGCCGCCCGGCCTCGAATGGATCGGTTATCTCTCCACCGTCGGCGTCTATGGCGACCACAAGGGCGCTTGGATCAACGAGGAAACGCCGTGCGTGCCTGTGTCGGGGCGCTCGAAGGAGCGGCTCGAGGCGGAAGCGGGCTGGCTGGCCATGGGCGAGAGATGCGGCGTGCCGGCGGCGGTGCTTCGCCTTTCCGGTATTTACGGGCCGGGGCGCAATGCCTTCTGCAATTTGGACAAGGGCACGGCACGGCGGCTGATCAAGAAGGACCAGGTGTTCAACCGCATCCGCGTCGAGGATATCGGTGCGGCGAGCCGTTTCCTGTCGGACCATCGCCTCGGCGGCATCTATAATATCACCGACGACCGGCCTGGCCCGCCGCAGGACGTGATCGTCGAGGCGGCGCGGCTGATGGGCGTCGAACCGCCGCCGGAGCAGGCCTTCGAGACCGCCGAGCTGACGCCGATGGCGCGCTCCTTCTACGGCGAGAACAAGCGGGTTTCGAATGCGAAACTCAAGGCGGCCGGCTTCGAATTCTCCTTCCCCGACTACCCGATGTCACTTGCGCAATTGTGGCAGGACGGACGCTGGCGCGGTTAG
- the queG gene encoding tRNA epoxyqueuosine(34) reductase QueG, translating into MPEADKDDKERRRRDNLTLFVRAESAAKGFDLCRITRPDAIPQAKERLGQFIDAGRHGTMEWMAETRERRGDPRTLWSEVRSVVVFGLNYAPEEDPRGILAKADKAAISVYARNRDYHDIIKGRLKEIATRFAARAGADVKVFVDTAPVMEKPLAAAAGLGWQGKHTNLVSRTHGSWLFLGSMFTTADLAVDAEEADHCGSCRACLDACPTAAFPAPYQIDARRCISYLTIEHKGPIDPDLRPLIGNRIYGCDDCLAACPWNKFASAASEMKLKARDDLQEPSIAFLLTLDDAAFRAFFSGSPVKRIGRDRFIRNVLIAAGNSGETALIAQCRRLADDASPVVRGMAVWALSRLMEAGEFSGFATQKADETDDDVLNEWRLAGVG; encoded by the coding sequence ATGCCCGAAGCCGATAAAGATGACAAAGAGCGCCGCCGCCGCGACAATTTGACCCTGTTCGTGCGGGCGGAATCTGCCGCCAAGGGCTTCGATCTCTGCCGCATCACACGACCCGACGCGATTCCGCAAGCCAAAGAGCGCCTCGGCCAGTTCATCGATGCCGGGCGCCATGGGACGATGGAGTGGATGGCGGAGACGCGTGAGCGGCGCGGCGATCCGCGCACCCTTTGGAGCGAGGTGCGGTCCGTCGTGGTCTTCGGCCTCAACTACGCCCCTGAAGAAGATCCGCGCGGCATTCTCGCCAAGGCCGATAAGGCGGCGATCTCGGTCTATGCCCGCAACCGCGATTATCACGACATCATCAAGGGCCGGCTGAAAGAGATCGCCACGCGTTTTGCGGCACGGGCCGGCGCCGACGTCAAGGTCTTCGTCGATACCGCGCCTGTGATGGAAAAGCCGCTGGCGGCGGCAGCCGGGCTCGGCTGGCAGGGCAAGCATACCAACCTCGTCAGCCGCACGCACGGCTCCTGGCTGTTTCTCGGCAGCATGTTCACCACCGCCGATCTTGCCGTCGACGCCGAAGAGGCCGATCATTGCGGCTCCTGCCGCGCCTGCCTCGACGCCTGTCCGACGGCCGCCTTTCCCGCACCTTACCAGATCGATGCGCGGCGCTGCATCTCCTATCTCACCATCGAGCACAAGGGGCCGATCGACCCCGATCTCAGGCCGCTGATCGGAAATCGCATCTATGGCTGCGACGACTGTCTTGCCGCCTGCCCGTGGAACAAGTTCGCAAGTGCGGCCTCCGAGATGAAGCTGAAGGCGCGGGACGATCTGCAGGAGCCGTCGATCGCCTTTCTGCTGACGCTCGACGATGCCGCCTTCCGCGCCTTCTTCAGCGGCTCGCCGGTAAAGCGGATCGGCCGCGATCGCTTTATCCGCAATGTGCTGATCGCCGCCGGCAATTCCGGCGAGACGGCTCTTATCGCCCAATGTCGGCGGCTCGCCGACGATGCCTCGCCGGTGGTGCGGGGAATGGCGGTGTGGGCGCTGTCGCGGCTGATGGAGGCTGGCGAATTTTCAGGCTTTGCGACACAAAAGGCCGATGAGACTGACGACGACGTGCTGAATGAATGGCGGCTGGCGGGAGTGGGCTGA
- a CDS encoding septal ring lytic transglycosylase RlpA family protein, translating to MKKIRRSIIAAVTIAACSCLLPAESFAGNGCGGASWYALRSKTASGERMNPAILTAAHRSLAFGTKVKVTNRNNGRTVVVRINDRGPFIRGRVIDLSRAAAQNIGMVSSGTAKVCYQVIS from the coding sequence TTGAAGAAAATACGTCGTTCTATTATCGCTGCCGTAACTATTGCAGCATGCTCTTGCCTGCTTCCGGCGGAGAGTTTTGCTGGAAATGGATGCGGCGGTGCTTCATGGTACGCACTTCGCTCCAAAACTGCTTCCGGGGAACGTATGAACCCTGCCATCTTGACTGCCGCGCATCGTTCGCTTGCCTTCGGCACCAAGGTCAAGGTCACCAACCGCAACAACGGCCGCACCGTCGTCGTTCGCATCAACGATCGCGGTCCGTTCATCCGCGGCCGCGTGATCGACCTGTCGCGCGCTGCGGCACAAAACATCGGCATGGTGAGCTCCGGCACCGCGAAGGTCTGCTACCAGGTGATCAGCTAA